The following are encoded together in the Trichomycterus rosablanca isolate fTriRos1 chromosome 19, fTriRos1.hap1, whole genome shotgun sequence genome:
- the nol9 gene encoding polynucleotide 5'-hydroxyl-kinase NOL9 — translation MKVHTVSSRSKHEQPNSTKRQPKNKWLIHGKKIRQSDPCPSSTTAKFENQLVNSQMTKLKRLQKTYTKAATLTSEDRNLPRTKGKTFSTQLPPVQSNGGTKQQEEKGSDSEDSQDWRSYAKSILQNGLTGEGNSAPDQTEDEIYEYRAQFDSVKNHTVLVLQKGQSLCFRGKCLLTCLSGRVEVLGFTIEQGQQPYPLFSPSSHCALTIRALEDCSHSGKNKKENCQEAKNIIRKYLSSEPQQLLSEVDINSCVLLLQPLDTRFTRFVGSFNDFSYLFGLNSKELRSQATVYNPALSAVGVLPLRGPCARGLVASDSYKEALNSLLSAWEGDFDRSPIILVCGAKNVGKSTFNRHLINSLLNHSGSVEYLECDLGQTEFTPPGCLSLITVTEPLLGPPFTHQREPEHMVFYGQSECQADLDRYLDSLKSLWRHNNGESPVIINTMGWVKGHGFQILVDLIRIFSVTHVVQLSYGDTTQCHALTPEFLRSAQGWHTHPPAQAALAEEPFNQHSTRTHVHIGVRSEFEGAGMSGEMRHQRSNVLRDLALLAYLSQLQPEEPGPILPLHCFTPYQVPYTSLALRVTHCDVSPNHILYAANASLVALCCLNEKVAGRGGPVLLSQTPICKCVGLGVIRGVDMARGLYLLVTPVSPANLRKVNCLLLGEITLPKILLTVQHGVETELPYVTTDYSYDITGAGKLHIFKGLMRPSFVKAKTNK, via the exons ATGAAGGTGCATACAGTCTCTTCTCGTTCCAAACACGAGCAGCCAAACTCCACAAAGCGCCAGCCTAAGAACAAGTGGCTCATCCATGGCAAAAAAATCCGCCAGTCAGACCCATGTCCAAGTTCTACAACAGCAAAGTTTGAGAATCAGCTGGTTAACAGCCAAATGACCAAACTGAAACGTTTACAGAAGACCTACACAAAGGCTGCCACGTTAACGTCCGAGGACAGGAATTTACCTCGGACCAAGGGCAAGACATTTTCCACACAACTCCCTCCTGTTCAGTCAAACGGAGGGACAAAGCAGCAGGAGGAGAAGGGAAGTGACTCGGAGGACTCTCAGGACTGGAGGTCCTACGCCAAAAGCATTCTTCAGAACGGTTTGACAGGAGAAGGAAATTCAGCTCCAGATCAGACGGAGGATGAGATTTATGAATACCGTGCCCAGTTTGACAGCGTCAAGAATCACACAGTGTTAGTCTTGCAGAAAGGCCAG TCGTTGTGTTTTCGAGGAAAATGTCTATTGACGTGCTTAAGTGGCCGTGTGGAGGTGCTGGGATTCACCATAGAGCAGGGCCAGCAGCCTTACCCACTCTTCTCACCATCGTCTCACTGTGCCCTCACCATCAGAGCTTTGGAAGACTGCTCACATTCTGGCAAGAACAAGAAAGAAAACTGCCAGGAAGCTAAAAACATCATCCGCAAGTATCTCTCCTCAG AGCCTCAGCAGCTATTAAGCGAAGTGGACATAAATTCATGTGTGTTGCTACTCCAGCCACTTGATACACGTTTTACACGTTTCGTTGGCAGCTTTAATGACTTCAGCTATCTGTTTGGCCTTAACTCG AAAGAGCTGCGTTCTCAAGCCACCGTCTATAACCCAGCGCTCTCAGCCGTGGGTGTTTTACCCCTCCGGGGTCCCTGTGCACGCGGCCTGGTAGCATCCGACAGCTATAAAGAAGCTCTTAACAGCCTGCTCAGTGCCTGGGaag GTGATTTTGACCGCTCTCCCATTATTCTCGTATGTGGGGCTAAAAACGTGGGCAAGTCAACTTTTAACCGGCATCTTATTAACAGTCTACTGAACCA ctctGGAAGTGTAGAGTATCTGGAGTGTGATCTGGGCCAGACTGAGTTTACCCCTCCGGGATGTCTATCATTAATCACAGTGACGGAACCACTGCTGG GTCCTCCCTTCACACACCAGCGAGAGCCGGAGCACATGGTGTTTTACGGGCAGTCGGAGTGCCAGGCTGATTTGGACCGATACCTGGACTCTCTCAAATCTCTGTGGAGGCACAACAATGGAGAGAGTCCAGTTATCATCAACACCATGGGATGGGTTAAAG GCCATGGCTTCCAGATACTGGTGGATCTCATCCGCATCTTCTCTGTAACCCACGTGGTGCAGCTGAGCTACGGCGACACTACTCAGTGCCATGCCCTCACCCCTGAATTCCTCCGCTCTGCCCAGGGCTGGCACACGCATCCTCCAGCCCAGGCTGCTCTTGCAGAGGAACCATTCAATCAGCACTCAACAAGGACGCATGTGCATATCGGTGTTCGCTCAGAGTTCGAGGGGGCTGGCATGTCTGGTGAAAT GCGTCACCAGCGCAGTAATGTGCTACGCGACCTGGCGCTATTAGCCTACCTCAGCCAGCTGCAGCCTGAAGAGCCTGGCCCTATCCTCCCTCTGCACTGCTTTACCCCCTACCAG GTGCCCTACACAAGTCTAGCTCTCAGAGTCACACACTGCGATGTATCTCCCAACCACATCCTGTATGCCGCCAATGCCAGTTTAGTAGCACTGTGCTGTTTAAACGAAAAAGTAGCAGGAAGAGGGGGTCCTGTTCTGCTTTCACAAACGCCCATCTGTAAGTGCGTGGGCTTAG GTGTTATTAGAGGGGTGGACATGGCGCGAGGACTCTACTTACTGGTCACTCCAGTGTCTCCTGCAAACCTGAGGAAGGTTAACTGTCTGCTGCTCGGGGAGATCACTCTGCCTAAAATCCTTCTCACTGTTCAG CATGGTGTTGAAACAGAGCTCCCATATGTCACCACAGATTACAGCTACGACATCACTGGTGCTGGAAAACTCCACATCTTTAAAGGACTGATGAGACCCAGTTTTGTAAAAGCTAAAACGAATAAATAA
- the zbtb48 gene encoding telomere zinc finger-associated protein produces MEVTTQESSHAQWVLSELNQQRGLGKFCNVTLSTQDGQVFLAHRNVLACFSKLFQDTASSTDSMVLDLPPGCTADGLELLLHFVYTGELQLNSENKAKVRHAASGLSIHDSLIHLPGIKALGSFEEFEPTESKPDVAGTRQANSQTGIENKQEDVEMLIPVTEDSLSTSVATTTRSGRRVRGPSRLVGESDMPVVTKQSTRRKKEPEPEPEDNNEGNIPAEADQSNTQVLVVAEVEPEDNQLNNVDEEDDEDSVSIDITAEDTDEEYLPQDLTIASSRNAKRKLKDSTPDKENGQNKSQDKKKGLVQCPTCHKTFQSKYYLKIHNRRHTGEKPFKCSKCGKCYYRKDNLLEHEARNCLRSKNVFSCSSCPMTFKRKQKLHLHTAVSHTGEMPNKCTACSEQFMHKRDLEIHMIRVHGAPKPYVCSLCPKRFLFRAELNLHEAAKHRGEKLFVCEECGHRSSSRNGLHMHIKAVHRNERPFVCQFCSRAFTQKANLNMHLRTHTGERPFQCHLCGKTFRTQASLDKHNRTHTGERPYSCEFCEQRFTEKGPLVRHIASKHQEGQPHVCTICNRSFKAIDQLRVHVRRHKGMRNFECTECGYKFTRQAHLRRHMQIHNRVENYNPRQRKLRNLVVNDENAPTLEQRDAAGIEPADVQPAEDVQPADKVQPATDVQPATDIQPAENVQPAENVQPAENIQPAEAENTQPAEAENTQPAKAENTEQPSVSVSDTADMEVQPADPENLKQQPDFSTMKVEQESFTMEGVVEDTGLASDTLPIQSDLEEHLQDTGATEKA; encoded by the exons ATGGAGGTAACCACCCAGGAAAGCAGCCATGCCCAATGGGTGCTGTCTGAGCTCAACCAACAGAGGGGGCTTGGAAAGTTCTGCAATGTCACGCTTAGTACCCAGGACGGACAAGTGTTTTTGGCCCACCGCAATGTTCTTGCCTGCTTTAGCAAACTCTTTCAAGACACCGCCTCCTCCACTGATAGTATGGTGCTCGACCTTCCTCCAGGGTGTACAGCTGATGGACTCGAGCTGCTCTTACATTTTGTCTACACTGGAGAGCTACAGTTAAACAGCGAAAACAAGGCTAAGGTTCGACATGCAGCCAGTGGTCTGTCCATTCATGATTCGCTAATTCATCTGCCAGGGATAAAAGCTCTCGGAAGTTTTGAAGAGTTTGAACCGACTGAGAGCAAACCTGACGTGGCTGGAACTAGACAAGCAAATTCTCAAACGGGCATAGAAAACAAACAAGAGGACGTAGAAATGTTAATACCAGTGACTGAAGACTCTCTCAGCACCAGTGTAGCCACCACTACTCGCTCCGGAAGAAGGGTTAGGGGCCCGAGCAGACTGGTTGGGGAAAGTGACATGCCAGTGGTCACAAAGCAAAgtacaagaagaaaaaaagaaccagaaccagaaccagaggaCAACAATGAGGGCAACATTCCTGCTGAAGCAGATCAGAGCAATACACAAGTTCTTGTTGTGGCTGAG GTTGAACCTGAGGACAATCAACTCAACAATGTTGATGAGGAGGACGACGAGGACAGCGTGAGTATTGACATCACTGCAGAAGACACAGATGAAGAGTATTTACCTCAGGATTTAACCATCGCATCATCCAGGAATGCCAAAAGGAAACTGAAAGACAGTACCCCTGATAAGGAAAATGGGCAAAACAAATCACAAGATAAGAAAAAGGGTTTGGTTCAGTGCCCAACATGTCACAAGACATTTCAGAGCAAGTACTACCTGAAGATACACAACAGACggcacactggagagaagcctTTTAAGTGCTCCAAATGTGGGAAATGCTATTACAGGAAGGATAATTTACTGGAGCACGAAGCCAGGAACTGCCTCAGAAGTAAAAAT gtcttttcctgttccagttgTCCCATGACCTTTAAGAGGAAACAGAAACTACATCTGCACACAGCAGTCTCTCACACAGGAGAGATGCCCAATAAG TGTACTGCCTGCTCAGAGCAATTCATGCACAAGAGAGATCTGGAAATTCACATGATCAGGGTCCACGGAGCTCCGAAACCTTACGTG TGCTCACTGTGCCCCAAGCGCTTCCTCTTCCGTGCTGAGCTGAATCTCCACGAAGCTGCCAAACACCGGGGGGAGAAGCTGTTTGTGTGTGAGGAGTGCGGTCACCGATCGTCCAGCCGCAACGGCCTGCACATGCATATCAAAGCTGTTCACAG GAACGAGCGTCCATTCGTGTGCCAGTTCTGCAGTCGTGCTTTTACTCAGAAAGCCAACCTGAATATGCACCTGCGCACTCACACAGGAGAGAGACCGTTTCAGTGCCACCTCTGTGGCAAGACCTTCCGCACTCAGG CGAGTTTGGACAAGCATAACCGAACACACACCGGTGAGCGGCCGTACAGCTGTGAGTTTTGTGAACAGCGCTTCACTGAGAAAGGGCCTTTGGTGCGCCACATAGCCAGCAAACACCAGGAAGGCCAGCCTCACGTCTGCACCATCTGCAACAGGTCCTTCAAAG CGATTGACCAGCTCCGTGTGCATGTGCGGAGACACAAAGGCATGAGGAATTTCGAGTGCACCGAGTGTGGATACAAGTTCACTAGACAG GCTCACTTGAGGCGCCACATGCAAATCCACAATCGCGTGGAGAACTACAATCCCCGCCAGAGGAAACTGCGCAACCTAGTGGTGAACGATGAAAACGCTCCTACACTGGAACAGAGGGACGCAGCAGGCATAGAACCAGCAGACGTCCAGCCAGCGGAAGACGTACAGCCAGCAGATAAGGTCCAGCCAGCAACAGACGTCCAGCCAGCAACAGACATCCAGCCTGCAGAAAACGTCCAGCCTGCAGAAAACGTCCAGCCTGCAGAAAACATCCAGCCAGCTGAAGCAGAAAACACCCAGCCAGCTGAAGCAGAAAACACCCAGCCAGCTAAAGCAGAGAACACAGAACAGCCAAGTGTTTCCGTTTCAGACACGGCAGACATGGAGGTCCAGCCAGCTGATCCAGAAAACTTAAAGCAGCAGCCAGACTTCAGCACCATGAAGGTGGAGCAGGAAAGCTTCACCATGGAGGGTGTGGTGGAGGATACAGGGCTGGCCTCTGACACATTGCCCATCCAGTCAGATCTGGAGGAGCAtctgcaggacactggagctacTGAAAAGGCCTGA
- the klhl21 gene encoding kelch-like protein 21 has protein sequence MSDTMEKPVLQTQPSMLPFFDTDHAVNLLRGIHELRAERKFFDMTLCAEGKEFHCHRTVLAAASTYFRAMFAGTLRESAMDRVALHEISAELLGVLIDFCYTGRVTVTCDNVDVLLKAADLFQFPSVKEACCAFLEQRLDVSNCLEIQDFAEAYACTELATSARRYALNNIMELAKGQEFERLPWKRLLDLVSDDALCIDKEETAYQIATRWVKADLRRRLQYWPELLQQVRLPFVRRFFLLARVESDPLVYLTPECLRLVSEARSFQSAEYDRHDRLCQRMRPRPSTGLAEILVVVGGCNKNCDELVTVDCFNPQTGQWRYLAEFPDHLGGGYSIAALGNDMYVTGGSDGSRLYNEVWRYNSSVNEWTEVSPMLRAREYHSSCVVKGQLFVVASDSTERYDHTMDCWEPMAPMLHPVNNCSTTACGGRLYATGSLTGDETMAIQCFDADANRWCLVNCGQLPHWSIAPKSVTLNRLIYFIRDDSAEVDVYDPQKNEWNKISPMTQVHVGGSVAVLGGRLYVSGGYDNTFELSDVVEVYDPGARSWSLAGHLPQPTFWHSSVSIFRQFMPLVPSTFEPVDIPEANDIYLHRHHRHHQALNQFNNELNENHRNREVNPAR, from the exons ATGTCAGACACGATGGAGAAACCAGTTTTACAGACGCAGCCTTCCATGCTGCCCTTCTTCGATACAGACCATGCAGTCAACCTGCTGCGAGGCATACACGAGTTGCGCGCTGAGCGCAAGTTCTTTGACATGACTCTGTGCGCCGAGGGCAAAGAGTTCCACTGCCACCGAACCGTCCTGGCCGCGGCCAGCACCTACTTCCGTGCCATGTTTGCCGGCACGCTGCGCGAGAGCGCTATGGATCGCGTGGCACTGCACGAGATCTCAGCTGAGCTGCTCGGCGTCCTCATTGACTTCTGCTACACGGGCCGTGTGACGGTAACGTGCGACAATGTGGACGTGCTGCTTAAGGCGGCGGACCTTTTTCAGTTCCCGTCAGTCAAGGAGGCGTGCTGTGCCTTTTTAGAGCAGCGACTGGATGTGTCCAACTGCCTGGAGATCCAGGACTTTGCGGAAGCATACGCATGCACCGAGCTAGCTACCAGTGCCCGCCGCTATGCCCTTAATAACATTATGGAACTGGCTAAGGGACAGGAGTTCGAGCGGCTGCCCTGGAAGCGCCTGCTGGATTTGGTTTCGGATGACGCTTTGTGCATAGACAAGGAAGAAACAGCGTACCAAATAGCGACCCGCTGGGTGAAGGCTGACCTACGGCGCAGGCTTCAGTACTGGCCTGAACTGCTTCAGCAGGTCCGTCTGCCCTTCGTTCGCCGCTTCTTTCTGCTCGCCCGGGTGGAAAGTGACCCGCTCGTCTATTTAACGCCAGAGTGCCTGCGCTTGGTGAGCGAGGCGCGTAGCTTCCAGTCTGCCGAGTACGACCGACACGACCGTCTGTGCCAGCGCATGCGGCCCCGTCCCTCCACTGGCCTTGCAGAGATCCTGGTGGTTGTGGGAGGCTGCAACAAAAACTGCGACGAACTTGTCACCGTCGACTGCTTCAACCCGCAGACAGGACAGTGGAGGTACCTAGCTGAGTTTCCTGACCACCTGGGCGGAGGCTACAGCATAGCGGCACTCGGCAACGACATGTATGTCACAG GTGGCTCAGACGGATCACGCCTCTACAATGAAGTGTGGCGGTACAACTCGAGCGTGAACGAGTGGACAGAGGTTTCGCCCATGCTGAGGGCGCGCGAGTACCACAGTTCGTGCGTGGTGAAGGGTCAGCTGTTCGTAGTGGCTTCGGACAGCACCGAACGCTACGACCACACGATGGACTGCTGGGAACCCATGGCACCCATGCTGCACCCTGTGAACAACTGCTCAACAACGGCGTGCGGCGGGCGCCTTTACGCTACCGGCTCGCTCACTGGCGACGAGACCATGGCCATCCAGTGCTTCGATGCCGATGCCAACCGCTGGTGTCTGGTCAACTGCGGACAGCTGCCACACTGGTCCATCGCCCCCAAATCAGTGACTCTTAATAGGCTGATTTACTTTATAAG GGACGACTCAGCAGAAGTTGATGTCTATGATCCACAGAAGAACGAATGGAACAAGATCAGTCCAATGACCCAG GTGCACGTGGGCGGCAGCGTGGCAGTCTTGGGAGGCCGTCTGTATGTGTCTGGTGGCTACGACAACACGTTTGAGCTGTCCGACGTGGTAGAGGTGTACGATCCAGGCGCTCGATCGTGGAGCCTCGCCGGCCATCTGCCCCAGCCCACCTTCTGGCACAGCAGTGTCAGTATATTTCGCCAGTTCATGCCCCTGGTGCCCAGCACGTTCGAGCCCGTCGACATACCCGAGGCCAACGACATTTACCTGCACCGACACCATCGGCACCACCAGGCCCTCAACCAGTTCAACAACGAGTTAAATGAGAACCACCGCAACCGGGAGGTGAACCCTGCACGCTAG